In Luteimonas galliterrae, the sequence GCGCTTGTTGAGGATGCGGGCCGGGCCGACCATCAGCAGGCGCAGGTCGCGCACGACATAGTCGACCAGCGCTTCGTCGGCGATGTCGTCGCCATCGATATCGAGCCGGAAATCCTGCCCCTGGATGCCGCCGCCATTGGTGAACGCGAATTCGAAGTCGAAAACGACGCGTTTCTGCCGCTGCTCGTTCATGGCGCTGCGCTCTTGCGGGCCGACGGGGGAAACTTCGCTCTTTTGGATGCCTGCGTCAAACCGGAAACCCTGCTAACGCGGATTCCAGCCGATCAGGCGCACGCCGGTCTCGGTGCGCGGCCGGTGCGATGAGCCGGCCGCGAAATGCAGGTAGCTGCCGGCCGGAAAACGGCGGTCGCCTTCGATCATCTCGCCTGCGATCACGTAGACGTCCTCGCCATCCGGATGCTCGTCCACATGCGGCCATTGGCTGCCTGGCGCCATTTCGACGATCCATGCGCGCACGCCGGGCACGCTGGGCAGATCGCGGCGATAGCAGCCGTCGCCGACCTCGATCCGTGGTACGTCTGCCGTTTGCAGCGCTTCGACTTGTCCCGCGATTGCGCTCATGCATGCCTCATCGGT encodes:
- a CDS encoding cupin domain-containing protein is translated as MSAIAGQVEALQTADVPRIEVGDGCYRRDLPSVPGVRAWIVEMAPGSQWPHVDEHPDGEDVYVIAGEMIEGDRRFPAGSYLHFAAGSSHRPRTETGVRLIGWNPR